GCCGTAGGTGCCTAATTTTATTTTTTCTAACGCCTCCTTAATTTTTTCTTTTCTGTCTTTTCTGCGCTGGATTAATTTTTCGTTTCCACTGTCTTCATCAGAATAATATGCACTATCCTCTAGTTCTTGTTTCTCCAGCTCAGTAAGCATCGATTGCAACTTTGAGTTGAAATACTCTAACTGCTTTACGCTCATATATTCTTCGTCTTCTGAAGGAGTGTAATCTTCTGGTAATTTTATTTTTGGTAACTCTTCCATAACTGTATAACTAGACAATAAAACCTGTATAATTTGCGAACAAGAAATTATACTACCTATAAGTAAACACTATAATTTATAATAAACATTTAAAGTCCTGGTATGATCGGCTTAATAAAAAAATTAGCAACATATGATAAGAACTTTACTTATATAATATGTGTTTTTATTGTAATGTTAAGCCTATCTTTGTTCACACTTGAAAATAACAGTGAACAAGAAGTTATGTTAACATTAACATGGATATGTGCTACATTTGTTTTACAAATCTCTACAAATAATTTATTTGCTTCTGATTATCATGATGGAATATTAGAGCAAATTTTCATACAGCCGCTTTCTTCTAAGTTTATAATTACTTGTAAAATTTTTGCTCACTGGTTACTGTTCGGGTTACCGATTTCAGTGATTTCTTCCATATTCAGCTTTGTAGTTCTTGGTAATAATACTGAACACTCAATAGCAGTAGGCTTATCTTTATTGCTTAGCACGTTGATAGTAATCAATATTTCAGCTGTTGGAAATGCATTAATGATTGGCCGAAACAACTTAGCATCGGGAATATCACAAATTCTTGTTTTGCCAATTATAATGCCGGTTTTTATATATTTTAAATTACTAGTTCAACTTGAAGATTTATCCTTGAATATTCGTACATTGCTTATTACTGCTTTAATTTTTGCCATTCTGATAGTTAATAGCATTATAGCTACTCACATGGCATTAAAATTCGCTGTAGAGCAGGATTAGAAGGCTTCACTACCAATAAAGTCTAAACCTACTAAATACATTTCCGTAGATTCAGATCTACTTGATTTTGGCTTGAAGTATTTTACTGTTTTAAATATTTTTTTTAATTCGTTGTAAAAATCTTTATCGGACTCTCCTTGAAAAATTTTTACTACGAACTTGCCGTCATGATTTAGGAAGTGCTTTGCAAAGTTCAATGCTGCTTCGCATAAAAGCATGATTCTAATATGATCCAATGATTTTAATCCACAAGATTCTGGGGCCATGTCAGATAAAATTACATCGAATTTTTGGTCTTTAAATCTTTCCCTTAAAATTTCAAGCTCATTTATA
This portion of the Wolbachia endosymbiont of Ctenocephalides felis wCfeF genome encodes:
- a CDS encoding RNA polymerase-binding transcription factor DksA gives rise to the protein MSSYTVMEELPKIKLPEDYTPSEDEEYMSVKQLEYFNSKLQSMLTELEKQELEDSAYYSDEDSGNEKLIQRRKDRKEKIKEALEKIKLGTYGYCEGTGEEIGVERLKANPLAIYCIEEQERLEKEKNVYNTED
- a CDS encoding Heme exporter protein B — protein: MIGLIKKLATYDKNFTYIICVFIVMLSLSLFTLENNSEQEVMLTLTWICATFVLQISTNNLFASDYHDGILEQIFIQPLSSKFIITCKIFAHWLLFGLPISVISSIFSFVVLGNNTEHSIAVGLSLLLSTLIVINISAVGNALMIGRNNLASGISQILVLPIIMPVFIYFKLLVQLEDLSLNIRTLLITALIFAILIVNSIIATHMALKFAVEQD
- a CDS encoding Ribosomal RNA large subunit methyltransferase E, whose translation is MIEIDNKFKLLQKGQKIIDLGASPGGWSQVASQKGANVVAIDIKPVNTIAGVEYIQYDINELEILRERFKDQKFDVILSDMAPESCGLKSLDHIRIMLLCEAALNFAKHFLNHDGKFVVKIFQGESDKDFYNELKKIFKTVKYFKPKSSRSESTEMYLVGLDFIGSEAF